Proteins encoded by one window of Pseudonocardia alni:
- a CDS encoding enoyl-CoA hydratase/isomerase family protein — protein MSSPATGTDPAVLVTRDETDPSVAVVTLNRPAKYNALTVELKEALLAAAVEVAADETVRAVVLTGAGKAFCVGQDLGEHAAALEADPVDALGTVRRHYNPLIRALNEAPKPVIAAINGPCVGAGLGIALAADLRIAAEGLKFSTAFTGIGLSTDSGLAASLAHAVGVSRATELVLLNEQFTAEDARNWGLVRDVVPADEVLGTALELARRLAAGPTRAYAEVKGALRFGAVNELPAVLEYEADAQVRLSTTRDHQQAVSDFLAKKKPVFEGR, from the coding sequence ATGTCCTCCCCCGCCACCGGCACCGATCCCGCCGTCCTCGTGACCCGCGACGAGACCGACCCGTCGGTCGCAGTGGTCACGCTGAACCGCCCCGCGAAGTACAACGCGCTCACCGTCGAGCTCAAGGAGGCGCTGCTCGCGGCGGCCGTGGAGGTCGCCGCGGACGAGACGGTGCGTGCCGTCGTGCTGACCGGGGCCGGGAAGGCGTTCTGCGTCGGCCAGGACCTGGGCGAGCACGCCGCGGCGCTCGAGGCCGACCCCGTGGACGCCCTGGGCACCGTCCGCCGGCACTACAACCCGTTGATCCGCGCGCTCAACGAAGCGCCCAAGCCGGTGATCGCCGCGATCAACGGACCGTGCGTGGGCGCCGGGCTCGGCATCGCGCTGGCCGCCGACCTGAGGATCGCTGCGGAGGGCCTGAAGTTCTCCACCGCGTTCACCGGCATCGGACTGTCCACCGACAGCGGCCTCGCGGCGTCGCTCGCGCACGCCGTCGGCGTCTCCCGGGCGACCGAACTGGTGCTGCTGAACGAGCAGTTCACCGCCGAGGACGCCCGCAACTGGGGCCTGGTGCGCGACGTCGTCCCGGCCGATGAGGTCCTCGGCACCGCACTGGAGCTCGCGCGCCGGCTGGCCGCCGGACCCACCCGCGCCTACGCCGAGGTGAAGGGCGCGCTGCGCTTCGGCGCGGTCAACGAGCTCCCCGCCGTCCTGGAGTACGAGGCCGACGCCCAGGTCCGGCTGTCGACCACGCGCGACCACCAGCAGGCCGTGAGCGACTTCCTCGCGAAGAAGAAGCCCGTCTTCGAGGGCCGATGA
- a CDS encoding TetR/AcrR family transcriptional regulator, with amino-acid sequence MSSPVKRARRPSGGRDALLETAVGEFIDRGYDATSMEDLSRAAGITKSSFYHHFAGKEALLRAALERAVDGLFGVLDLPEARIGSPADRLRVIVAAQVGVLMAELPYVTLLLRVRGNTETERWALERRRAFDAAVRALVRDAVDAGEVRSDVDPALAARLLSGTINSIVEWYRPGRPGTATLPEDVVRAAFSGIVPAP; translated from the coding sequence ATGAGCTCGCCGGTCAAGCGGGCCCGGCGGCCCAGCGGCGGCCGCGACGCGCTGCTCGAGACCGCGGTCGGGGAGTTCATCGACCGCGGCTACGACGCGACGTCGATGGAGGACCTCTCGCGGGCCGCCGGGATCACGAAGTCGTCGTTCTACCACCACTTCGCGGGCAAGGAGGCGCTGCTGCGCGCGGCGCTGGAACGCGCCGTCGACGGGCTGTTCGGCGTGCTCGACCTCCCCGAGGCCCGCATCGGCTCCCCTGCCGACCGGCTGCGGGTGATCGTCGCCGCGCAGGTCGGGGTGCTGATGGCCGAGCTGCCGTACGTCACCCTGCTGCTCCGGGTGCGCGGCAACACCGAGACCGAGCGCTGGGCGCTGGAACGCCGCCGTGCGTTCGACGCGGCCGTGCGCGCCCTGGTCCGCGACGCCGTCGACGCCGGCGAGGTCCGCTCCGACGTCGACCCCGCCCTGGCCGCACGGCTGCTGTCCGGCACGATCAACTCGATCGTCGAGTGGTACCGCCCCGGCCGCCCCGGGACCGCCACCCTGCCCGAGGACGTCGTCCGCGCCGCCTTCTCCGGCATCGTCCCGGCGCCGTGA
- a CDS encoding GNAT family N-acetyltransferase, producing MTDVRVRVRPEVDDVALSALHAAGFDETPRLRRWSTQLAAHSLSWLDARDGDALAGFVNLAWDGDRHAFLLDLVVADGYRRRGIGRALVAGAVEQATAAGCTWLHVDFAPHLIPFYRSCALPPTDAGLLRLHR from the coding sequence GTGACCGACGTCCGGGTCCGCGTCCGCCCCGAGGTCGACGACGTCGCGCTCTCCGCGCTGCACGCCGCCGGTTTCGACGAGACCCCACGCCTGCGACGCTGGTCCACCCAGCTCGCCGCACACAGCCTGAGCTGGCTCGACGCCCGCGACGGCGACGCGCTCGCCGGGTTCGTCAACCTCGCCTGGGACGGCGACCGGCACGCGTTCCTGCTCGACCTCGTCGTCGCCGACGGGTACCGCCGCCGCGGGATCGGCCGGGCGTTGGTCGCCGGGGCCGTGGAGCAGGCCACCGCGGCGGGCTGCACCTGGCTGCACGTGGACTTCGCCCCCCACCTGATCCCCTTCTACCGCTCCTGCGCCCTCCCACCCACCGACGCCGGCCTCCTGCGCCTGCACCGCTGA
- a CDS encoding DUF559 domain-containing protein produces MDLSRPFCGATAVRAGLVTPNQLRGPRFRRLVRGVHVRAEVPVTYLLRCEAAALAVGALAVTGAPVPGGGSVALAGWAAAEVHDARCAPKDVPVEIVAPGGSRRIRGGVLVHRGLLAPDELVPGVRIPVPGGRRPRFVPGRTVTATTPLRTAFDLARRVPRVEAVIALDALARVGGFTPTSVLDLAGRRPGARGIRRLPGLVALSDPLAGSPMETRVRLALHDGGLPPPVLQHPVGPYRIDLSYPHVRLGIEYDGEHHRDPAQARKDLERQQYLSRAGWTILRPSAVDVLLYPESLALSVRAHLERREAVVPGTGSSRSA; encoded by the coding sequence ATGGATCTTTCGCGGCCCTTCTGCGGTGCGACGGCGGTCCGTGCCGGGCTGGTCACCCCGAACCAGCTGCGCGGCCCGCGCTTCCGGCGTCTGGTGCGCGGCGTGCACGTCCGCGCCGAGGTGCCGGTGACCTACCTGTTGCGGTGCGAGGCCGCGGCCCTGGCGGTCGGAGCGCTCGCCGTCACGGGGGCCCCCGTGCCCGGCGGCGGTTCCGTCGCGCTCGCGGGCTGGGCGGCGGCGGAGGTGCACGACGCCCGGTGCGCTCCGAAGGATGTCCCGGTCGAGATCGTGGCGCCGGGTGGCAGCCGGCGGATCCGCGGCGGCGTGCTCGTCCACCGCGGCCTGCTCGCGCCGGACGAGCTGGTGCCGGGGGTACGGATCCCGGTCCCCGGAGGCCGCCGACCGAGGTTCGTACCCGGCCGGACGGTCACCGCCACCACGCCGCTGCGCACCGCCTTCGACCTGGCCCGCCGGGTGCCGCGGGTGGAGGCCGTGATCGCTCTCGACGCCCTGGCCCGGGTCGGTGGCTTCACTCCGACCTCGGTGCTCGACCTCGCCGGGCGGCGTCCGGGCGCGCGCGGGATCCGGCGGCTCCCCGGCCTCGTCGCGCTGTCGGATCCGCTCGCCGGGTCACCGATGGAGACCCGCGTCCGGCTGGCGCTGCACGACGGCGGGCTGCCGCCACCGGTGCTGCAGCACCCCGTCGGCCCCTACCGGATCGACCTCTCCTACCCACACGTACGACTCGGGATCGAGTACGACGGCGAGCACCACCGCGATCCGGCGCAGGCCCGCAAGGACCTGGAGCGTCAGCAGTACCTGTCCCGCGCGGGCTGGACGATCCTGCGCCCCTCCGCCGTCGACGTCCTCCTGTACCCGGAGTCCCTCGCCCTCTCCGTCCGGGCACACCTCGAGCGTCGCGAAGCCGTGGTGCCGGGCACCGGTTCGTCACGCTCGGCGTGA
- the paaA gene encoding 1,2-phenylacetyl-CoA epoxidase subunit PaaA translates to MTSTAPSPAELEERFDATIAADQRIEPRDWMPEAYRRTLIRQIAQHAHSEIIGMQPEGNWLLRAPSLRRRAILLAKVQDEAGHGMYLYAAAETLGVDREELTEKLIDSKQKYSSIFNYPTLSWADIGVIGWLVDGAAIANQVPLCRCSYGPYARAMIRICKEESFHQRQGYESLLALTAGAEAQKRMVQESVDRWWWPSLMMFGPADGDSPNTHQSMAWGIKRHTNDELRQRFVDMTVPQAAVLGVTLPDPDLRWNDERQAHDFGEPDWSEFTAVVSGAGPANRQRLDHRRRAHENGAWVREAAQAYAEKQGARA, encoded by the coding sequence GTGACGAGCACCGCGCCATCCCCGGCGGAGCTGGAGGAGCGGTTCGACGCGACGATCGCGGCGGACCAGCGGATCGAGCCGCGGGACTGGATGCCCGAGGCCTACCGCAGGACGTTGATCCGCCAGATCGCCCAGCACGCGCACTCGGAGATCATCGGGATGCAGCCCGAGGGCAACTGGCTGCTGCGGGCGCCGTCGCTGCGGCGCAGGGCGATCCTGCTGGCGAAGGTGCAGGACGAGGCCGGTCACGGCATGTACCTGTACGCGGCGGCCGAGACCCTCGGCGTCGACCGCGAGGAGCTCACCGAGAAGCTGATCGACTCCAAGCAGAAGTACAGCTCGATCTTCAACTACCCGACGCTGTCCTGGGCGGACATCGGCGTCATCGGGTGGCTGGTCGACGGCGCGGCGATCGCGAACCAGGTCCCGCTGTGCCGCTGCTCCTACGGGCCCTACGCCCGGGCGATGATCCGCATCTGCAAGGAGGAGTCGTTCCACCAGCGTCAGGGCTACGAGTCGCTGCTCGCGCTGACCGCGGGGGCCGAGGCGCAGAAGCGCATGGTGCAGGAGTCGGTGGACCGCTGGTGGTGGCCGTCGCTGATGATGTTCGGCCCGGCCGACGGCGACTCCCCCAACACGCACCAGTCGATGGCGTGGGGCATCAAGCGCCACACCAACGACGAGCTGCGCCAGCGCTTCGTCGACATGACCGTCCCGCAGGCGGCGGTGCTGGGCGTCACGCTGCCCGACCCGGACCTGCGCTGGAACGACGAGCGGCAGGCGCACGACTTCGGCGAACCGGACTGGTCGGAGTTCACCGCCGTGGTCTCCGGGGCGGGGCCGGCGAACCGGCAGCGACTGGACCACCGGCGTCGCGCGCACGAGAACGGGGCGTGGGTGCGCGAGGCGGCGCAGGCCTACGCGGAGAAGCAGGGGGCACGGGCATGA
- the paaB gene encoding 1,2-phenylacetyl-CoA epoxidase subunit PaaB has protein sequence MSEQDTSTGSSAGGTSMNTEGGHGAVPTTGVETGRGAKPSRRAWPLYEVFVRGKRGLNHVHVGSLHAADDEMALHNARDVYTRRNEGVSIWVVRADAITASSPDEKDPFFGPSGDKIYRHPTFYAIPEEVPHL, from the coding sequence ATGAGCGAGCAGGACACGAGCACCGGGAGCAGCGCAGGCGGAACGAGCATGAACACCGAGGGCGGCCACGGCGCCGTCCCGACGACGGGTGTCGAGACCGGGCGGGGTGCGAAGCCGAGCCGTCGCGCCTGGCCGCTCTACGAGGTCTTCGTCCGCGGCAAGCGCGGGCTCAACCACGTCCACGTCGGGTCGCTGCACGCCGCGGACGACGAGATGGCCCTGCACAACGCCCGCGACGTCTACACCCGCCGCAACGAGGGTGTGAGCATCTGGGTGGTCCGCGCCGACGCGATCACCGCGTCCAGCCCGGATGAGAAGGACCCGTTCTTCGGCCCGAGCGGGGACAAGATCTACCGGCACCCGACGTTCTACGCGATCCCGGAGGAGGTGCCGCACCTGTGA
- the paaC gene encoding 1,2-phenylacetyl-CoA epoxidase subunit PaaC, translating into MSGSVYDGLTEEGDDPRWAFSSGFEDSEADIVAPVPAGTDPADLAEYCLMLGDDALILSHRLTEWVSNAPELEEEVALANTALDLLGQARVLLSRAGHLTGRDEDALAYWREVSEFRCVGLVEPSDDLDFARAIARLLVFSSWRLALLHRLTDSADPVVAAVAAKGVKEVTYHRDHAARWTLRLGDGTPESHRRMQDALEWVWPHLGELFRTTDTERRLVAAGVAVDPADTREEVDAVLAQVIGRATLTVPQVPPTGTIGGRGGRQGVHTEKLEPALVVLQSLARRHPGASW; encoded by the coding sequence GTGAGCGGCTCCGTCTACGACGGCCTCACCGAGGAGGGCGACGACCCGCGCTGGGCGTTCAGCTCGGGGTTCGAGGACAGCGAGGCGGACATCGTCGCGCCGGTTCCCGCGGGCACCGATCCGGCGGACCTCGCGGAGTACTGCCTGATGCTCGGCGACGACGCGCTGATCCTGTCCCACCGGCTGACCGAGTGGGTCTCGAACGCCCCGGAGCTGGAGGAGGAGGTCGCGCTCGCCAACACCGCGCTCGACCTGCTCGGCCAGGCCCGGGTGCTGCTGTCCCGCGCCGGGCACCTGACCGGCCGCGACGAGGACGCGCTGGCCTACTGGCGCGAGGTGTCGGAGTTCCGCTGCGTCGGGCTCGTCGAGCCGTCCGACGACCTGGACTTCGCCCGCGCCATCGCCCGGCTGCTGGTGTTCTCCAGCTGGCGGCTCGCCCTGCTGCACCGGCTCACGGACTCCGCCGACCCGGTGGTCGCCGCCGTCGCCGCGAAGGGGGTCAAGGAGGTCACCTACCACCGTGACCACGCCGCGCGGTGGACGCTGCGCCTCGGCGACGGCACGCCGGAGTCGCACCGGCGCATGCAGGACGCGCTGGAGTGGGTGTGGCCGCACCTCGGCGAGCTGTTCCGCACCACCGACACCGAGCGACGCCTGGTCGCCGCCGGTGTCGCCGTCGACCCGGCGGACACCCGCGAGGAGGTCGACGCCGTGCTCGCGCAGGTGATCGGGCGGGCCACGCTGACCGTGCCGCAGGTGCCGCCGACCGGCACGATCGGGGGCCGCGGCGGCCGTCAGGGCGTGCACACCGAGAAGCTGGAGCCCGCGCTCGTCGTGCTGCAGAGCCTCGCGCGCCGGCACCCCGGGGCGTCCTGGTGA
- the paaD gene encoding 1,2-phenylacetyl-CoA epoxidase subunit PaaD: MTGAGAVVAQVVDPEMPMLTLDDLGVIRSVSEQDDTVRVTITPTYSGCPAIEEMRADIRGALTAAGYARVEVRTVFSPAWSTDWISEAGRRKLAEAGVAPPGSAPRTGGPIPLTLDAPSTVVPCPQCGSRATEELSRFGPTACTALRRCTTCREPFEHMKEI, translated from the coding sequence GTGACCGGGGCGGGCGCGGTCGTCGCGCAGGTCGTCGACCCCGAGATGCCGATGCTCACCCTCGACGACCTCGGCGTGATCCGCTCGGTGTCCGAACAGGACGACACGGTGAGGGTCACGATCACCCCGACGTACTCCGGCTGCCCGGCGATCGAGGAGATGCGCGCGGACATCCGCGGCGCGCTCACCGCGGCCGGGTACGCGCGCGTCGAGGTGCGGACGGTCTTCTCCCCCGCCTGGAGCACGGACTGGATCAGCGAGGCCGGGCGGCGCAAGCTCGCCGAGGCCGGCGTCGCGCCGCCCGGGAGCGCCCCGCGGACGGGCGGACCGATCCCGCTGACGCTGGACGCGCCGTCGACGGTCGTGCCCTGCCCGCAGTGCGGGTCCCGGGCGACCGAGGAGCTGTCGCGCTTCGGCCCGACCGCGTGCACCGCGCTGCGGCGGTGCACCACCTGCCGTGAGCCGTTCGAGCACATGAAGGAGATCTGA
- the paaE gene encoding 1,2-phenylacetyl-CoA epoxidase subunit PaaE: protein MSERRAAAWQARANQAYGRTTLALDDEIEALLAEDDALPAGFHRLVVTEVDRLCDDAVAVTFDVPEDLRGHYDFRPGQYLTLRKVTADGEERRSYSICSAAGTAPRVGVRRVDGGLFSAWLVDEVSPGDVVEVGPPAGSFTPELTAGTHHGLVAAGSGITPVLSIAASLLAAHDDTRVTLVYGNRRTDTVMFTEEIADLKNRYGPRLHLLHVLSREPTEAEIVNGRLDADRLRLLFTALVDTGDVDDWWLCGPLGMTEAAVAVLGERGVERRRVHRELFYVDEPPPEVDRHEPEPDGDGAQVTVVLDGRSTTLAVPAGEYVLDAAQKVRGDLPFACKGGVCGTCRAKVTGGEVTMRRNYALEDDEVAAGFVLTCQSRPVTDTATVDYDA from the coding sequence ATGAGCGAGCGGCGCGCGGCGGCGTGGCAGGCCCGGGCCAACCAGGCGTACGGCCGGACGACGCTCGCCCTGGACGACGAGATCGAGGCCCTGCTGGCCGAGGACGACGCGCTGCCCGCCGGCTTCCACCGGCTCGTGGTGACCGAGGTCGACCGGCTGTGCGACGACGCCGTGGCCGTCACCTTCGACGTCCCCGAGGATCTGCGCGGGCACTACGACTTCCGGCCCGGCCAGTATCTGACCCTCCGGAAGGTCACCGCCGACGGCGAGGAGCGCCGGTCGTACTCGATCTGCTCCGCCGCCGGGACCGCACCGCGGGTGGGGGTGCGCCGGGTCGACGGCGGCCTGTTCTCCGCCTGGCTGGTCGACGAGGTGAGCCCGGGCGACGTCGTCGAGGTCGGCCCGCCGGCCGGGTCGTTCACCCCGGAGCTGACCGCGGGCACGCACCACGGACTCGTCGCCGCCGGGTCCGGGATCACCCCGGTGCTGTCGATCGCGGCGTCGCTGCTGGCCGCGCACGACGACACCCGCGTCACCCTCGTCTACGGCAACCGGCGGACCGACACGGTGATGTTCACCGAGGAGATCGCCGACCTGAAGAACCGCTACGGCCCGCGGCTGCACCTGCTCCACGTGCTCTCGCGCGAGCCCACCGAGGCCGAGATCGTCAACGGCAGGCTGGACGCCGACCGGCTGCGGCTGCTGTTCACCGCGCTGGTCGACACCGGCGACGTCGACGACTGGTGGCTGTGCGGCCCGCTCGGCATGACCGAGGCCGCGGTCGCGGTGCTCGGTGAGCGGGGCGTCGAGCGGCGCCGGGTGCACCGCGAGCTGTTCTACGTCGACGAGCCGCCGCCGGAGGTCGACCGCCACGAGCCCGAGCCGGACGGCGACGGCGCGCAGGTCACGGTCGTCCTCGACGGACGGTCGACGACGCTGGCCGTCCCGGCGGGCGAGTACGTCCTCGACGCCGCCCAGAAGGTCCGCGGCGACCTCCCGTTCGCCTGCAAGGGCGGGGTGTGCGGGACGTGCCGGGCGAAGGTGACCGGCGGCGAGGTGACCATGCGGCGCAACTACGCGCTGGAGGACGACGAGGTCGCCGCCGGGTTCGTCCTCACCTGCCAGTCCCGCCCGGTGACCGACACCGCCACGGTCGACTACGACGCCTGA
- a CDS encoding IclR family transcriptional regulator, with product MTTSRRGHPVGPTGSVVVRALGLLDAFGPDRPALSLSDLARHAGVPLSTAHRLVADLAAWGALERDDEGRYRIGLRVWELGALAPRGQALRETALPFLEDLSRVTRENVQLAVREGAEVVFVERLAGSGAVPVQTRVGGRFALTATGVGLVLLAHSPPELQDEVLGARIERYTPFTVTDPQRMRRMLADVRRDGHSVSDRQVTDDALSVGAPVSDARGQVVAAASLVVRHGSVSARALAPLVRTTAAGISRALSTSTC from the coding sequence ATGACCACGTCGCGTCGCGGCCACCCGGTGGGACCGACCGGATCGGTCGTGGTGCGCGCGCTCGGTCTGCTCGACGCGTTCGGGCCCGACCGGCCCGCGCTGTCGCTCAGCGACCTCGCCCGGCACGCCGGCGTCCCGTTGTCGACCGCGCACCGGCTCGTCGCCGACCTGGCGGCGTGGGGCGCGCTGGAACGTGACGACGAGGGCCGCTACCGGATCGGGCTGCGCGTCTGGGAGCTCGGCGCGCTCGCCCCGCGCGGGCAGGCGCTGCGCGAGACGGCGCTGCCGTTCCTGGAGGACCTGTCCCGAGTCACCCGGGAGAACGTGCAGCTCGCGGTGCGCGAGGGCGCCGAGGTGGTGTTCGTCGAGCGGCTCGCCGGCTCCGGCGCGGTCCCGGTGCAGACCCGGGTCGGGGGGCGTTTCGCGCTCACCGCGACCGGGGTCGGGCTGGTACTGCTCGCGCACTCGCCGCCGGAGCTGCAGGACGAGGTACTGGGCGCGCGGATCGAGCGCTACACCCCGTTCACGGTGACCGACCCGCAGCGGATGCGCCGCATGCTCGCCGACGTCCGCCGCGACGGCCACTCGGTCAGCGACCGGCAGGTCACCGACGACGCGCTGTCGGTCGGCGCCCCCGTCTCCGACGCCCGTGGTCAGGTCGTCGCGGCCGCCTCACTCGTCGTGCGGCACGGCAGCGTGTCCGCCCGCGCGCTCGCCCCGCTGGTGCGCACCACCGCCGCCGGGATCAGCCGCGCGCTCAGCACCTCCACGTGCTGA
- a CDS encoding MFS transporter, translating to MRPSPAADTVRRLLDDAPMSRYQWGAVAACVLLNVLDGFDVLVMAFTGRSVATEWDLSASQLGLLLSAGLVGMAAGSVLIGPWADRVGRRPIVLGCLVVAGLAMLGSAAAQSPGQLGALRLITGLGVGGILATSNVVAAEYASARWRGLAVSLNSTGYAIGAVLGGVLAATLIGQFGWRSVFLAGGLATLAAVPLVWWRLPESLDFLLVRRPAGALERVNALLARMGHAALPALPDGAPVRTGVAAGYGALLRPALRRTTVLLWISFFCVMAGFYFVTSWTPTLLVEAGLSPDAGIAGGTLLNVGGIFGAAGLGLLAARFALRHVLAGYLLATAVLLAVFIASTSSLAVAFVVAALVGLFVNGCVAGLYAMAPTSYGADVRTTGVGTALAVGRSGAILAPTLAGALLDGGATPQSLYLLFAAVFVGAAALVLLLRRSDTPTTQGVSA from the coding sequence ATGCGCCCATCCCCCGCGGCGGACACCGTCCGCCGCCTGCTCGACGACGCACCGATGTCCCGGTACCAGTGGGGCGCGGTCGCGGCGTGCGTCCTGCTCAACGTCCTCGACGGCTTCGACGTGCTGGTCATGGCCTTCACGGGCCGCTCGGTCGCCACCGAGTGGGACCTGTCCGCCAGCCAGCTCGGGCTGCTCCTGTCCGCGGGCCTGGTCGGCATGGCCGCCGGTTCGGTCCTCATCGGACCGTGGGCCGACCGCGTCGGGCGGCGGCCGATCGTGCTGGGCTGCCTGGTCGTGGCGGGCCTCGCCATGCTGGGCTCGGCCGCGGCGCAGTCCCCCGGCCAGCTCGGCGCGCTGCGGCTGATCACCGGGCTCGGCGTCGGCGGCATCCTCGCCACCAGCAACGTCGTCGCCGCGGAGTACGCCTCGGCCCGCTGGCGGGGGCTCGCGGTCAGCCTGAACTCCACCGGCTACGCGATCGGGGCCGTCCTCGGCGGCGTGCTCGCGGCCACGCTGATCGGGCAGTTCGGCTGGCGGTCGGTGTTCCTCGCCGGGGGCCTGGCGACCCTGGCCGCGGTCCCGCTGGTCTGGTGGCGGCTGCCGGAGTCCCTGGACTTCCTGCTCGTGCGCCGCCCGGCCGGCGCGCTGGAGCGGGTCAACGCGCTGCTGGCGCGGATGGGGCACGCCGCGCTGCCCGCCCTCCCCGACGGCGCTCCGGTGCGGACCGGCGTCGCCGCGGGGTACGGGGCGCTGCTGCGCCCGGCGCTGCGCCGCACCACGGTGCTGCTCTGGATCAGCTTCTTCTGCGTGATGGCCGGGTTCTACTTCGTCACCAGCTGGACCCCGACCCTGCTCGTCGAGGCCGGGCTCTCCCCGGACGCGGGCATCGCCGGCGGCACGCTGCTCAACGTCGGCGGCATCTTCGGTGCCGCCGGGCTCGGCCTGCTCGCCGCCCGGTTCGCGCTGCGGCACGTGCTCGCCGGGTACCTGCTGGCCACCGCGGTGCTGCTGGCCGTGTTCATCGCCAGCACCTCCTCGCTCGCGGTGGCGTTCGTCGTCGCCGCGCTGGTCGGGCTGTTCGTCAACGGCTGCGTCGCCGGGCTGTACGCGATGGCACCGACCTCCTACGGCGCCGACGTGCGCACCACCGGCGTCGGCACCGCGCTCGCGGTCGGCCGGTCCGGAGCGATCCTCGCGCCGACCCTGGCCGGGGCGCTGCTCGACGGTGGCGCGACCCCGCAGTCGCTCTACCTGCTCTTCGCGGCCGTGTTCGTCGGCGCGGCCGCCCTCGTCCTGCTGCTCCGCCGATCCGACACCCCCACCACCCAGGGAGTCTCCGCATGA
- a CDS encoding aromatic ring-hydroxylating dioxygenase subunit alpha gives MSSIPRDQWYVAAYSAEIGRELFGRTICDEPILFWRTEAGQVTAHADRCVHRRFPLSQAPSRLVGDTVVCGYHGFTYGADGKCVAVPGQNRVPRTARLAAYPVVEQDSLIWVWIGDPERADPLRIPRATYLDDAAWTTVRGMEPLAARFSLLVDNLLDLSHETYLHGGYIGTPEVAATPISTEVDEDAGVVYVSRHMADAECPPFYERSTGLSGRISRWQDIEYTPPCLYKLHSRIAPVGSVPRADGSDPDAFHVEVVYAITPETEHSTHDFWMVARDFALADVEVSAFLAEQNRTVVLQDVEALDVLEKVIATEPAGYQELSVNIDTGGLAARRMLARMAGAAPAVPSPTPAR, from the coding sequence ATGAGCTCGATCCCCCGCGACCAGTGGTACGTCGCCGCCTACTCCGCCGAGATCGGCCGCGAGCTGTTCGGCCGCACGATCTGCGACGAGCCGATCCTGTTCTGGCGCACCGAGGCCGGCCAGGTCACCGCGCACGCCGACCGCTGCGTGCACCGCCGGTTCCCGCTGTCCCAGGCCCCGAGCCGGCTGGTCGGCGACACCGTCGTCTGCGGCTACCACGGATTCACCTACGGCGCCGACGGGAAGTGCGTGGCGGTGCCGGGGCAGAACCGGGTGCCGCGCACGGCCCGGCTGGCGGCCTACCCCGTCGTCGAGCAGGACTCGCTGATCTGGGTCTGGATCGGGGACCCGGAGCGCGCCGACCCGCTGCGCATCCCCCGCGCGACCTACCTCGACGACGCCGCGTGGACCACGGTGCGCGGGATGGAACCGCTGGCCGCCCGGTTCTCGCTGCTGGTGGACAACCTGCTCGACCTGTCGCACGAGACCTACCTGCACGGCGGCTACATCGGCACCCCCGAGGTCGCCGCCACCCCGATCTCCACCGAGGTCGACGAGGACGCCGGCGTCGTCTACGTCTCGCGGCACATGGCCGACGCCGAGTGCCCGCCGTTCTACGAACGCTCCACCGGCCTGTCCGGGCGGATCTCGCGCTGGCAGGACATCGAGTACACCCCGCCGTGCCTGTACAAGCTGCACTCCCGGATCGCGCCGGTCGGCTCGGTCCCGCGCGCCGACGGCTCCGACCCGGACGCCTTCCACGTGGAGGTCGTGTACGCGATCACCCCGGAGACCGAGCACTCCACACACGACTTCTGGATGGTCGCGCGCGACTTCGCCCTCGCCGACGTCGAGGTCTCGGCGTTCCTCGCCGAGCAGAACCGCACCGTCGTGCTCCAGGACGTCGAGGCGCTCGACGTGCTGGAGAAGGTGATCGCCACCGAGCCGGCGGGCTACCAGGAGCTGTCGGTCAACATCGACACCGGCGGGCTCGCCGCGCGCCGGATGCTCGCCCGGATGGCCGGCGCGGCACCGGCGGTCCCGTCCCCGACGCCCGCCCGGTGA